In Thermoplasmata archaeon, a single genomic region encodes these proteins:
- a CDS encoding molybdenum cofactor biosynthesis protein MoaE yields the protein MGIVDITEKNFSIEALLQSLKDDKTGAIVTFTGIVRKLDENKNIQRLDYECYREMAMLELNKIVDSAKSKFDILDISVIHRIGSISPQENVVGIVVTASHREDAFKACSFVIDEIKKSVPIWKKEIL from the coding sequence ATGGGTATTGTAGATATCACAGAAAAAAACTTTTCGATCGAAGCCTTGTTGCAGAGCTTGAAAGATGATAAAACAGGTGCAATAGTAACTTTTACCGGCATTGTGCGAAAATTAGACGAAAACAAGAATATTCAGCGCTTAGATTATGAGTGCTACAGAGAGATGGCGATGTTAGAGCTAAACAAAATAGTGGATAGTGCTAAAAGCAAATTTGATATACTGGACATATCAGTGATTCATAGAATTGGATCCATATCCCCGCAGGAAAACGTGGTCGGAATTGTTGTTACTGCATCACATCGAGAAGATGCTTTCAAAGCCTGCAGTTTCGTTATTGACGAAATTAAAAAGAGTGTTCCTATCTGGAAAAAAGAGATTCTATAA